In one window of Chryseobacterium phocaeense DNA:
- a CDS encoding helix-turn-helix transcriptional regulator gives MSSNKNALIRYKTLDKCLKNKYRQYTLEDLIDACSDALFEFEGKESYVSRRTVQLDLQNMRSEKFGYEAPIEVYDRKYYRYSDPEYSIHNISVNESDLKAMNNAVQILKQFKDFSMFKEMNGVIQKLEDSIHSTGQKSIIHLDKNEQLKGLEHIDILYESISGKKVLNILYRSFTARESSSYVVHPQLLKEFNNRWFLICLHKGKMYNLALDRMESISPEENILYIDKDLDGDEYFKDIVGVTVSDTMVPRNVVFFVDAPNAPYVKTKPLHKSQEIISESEEGTLFKICVQINFELERLLLGFGDSLIVHKPRKLRLRLQDKFKMGCKNYENLPDDEN, from the coding sequence ATGTCATCCAATAAAAATGCTCTCATCCGCTATAAAACATTAGACAAATGCCTTAAGAACAAATACAGGCAATATACCCTGGAAGATCTTATTGATGCATGTTCCGATGCCCTTTTTGAATTTGAAGGGAAAGAATCTTACGTAAGCCGGAGAACCGTTCAGCTTGATCTCCAGAATATGAGGAGTGAAAAATTCGGGTACGAAGCCCCGATCGAAGTATACGACCGGAAGTACTACCGCTACAGTGATCCCGAATACAGCATTCATAATATTTCCGTCAATGAAAGTGACCTGAAAGCAATGAATAATGCCGTTCAGATCCTGAAACAGTTCAAGGATTTTTCTATGTTTAAAGAAATGAACGGAGTTATCCAGAAGCTGGAAGATTCCATCCATTCCACCGGACAGAAATCAATCATCCATCTGGATAAAAACGAGCAGCTCAAAGGGCTTGAACATATTGATATCCTCTACGAAAGCATCTCTGGCAAAAAAGTACTGAACATTCTCTACCGGAGCTTTACTGCCCGGGAATCCAGTAGTTATGTAGTCCACCCCCAACTTCTTAAAGAATTCAATAACCGTTGGTTCCTGATCTGCCTGCATAAGGGTAAAATGTATAATCTGGCTTTAGACCGGATGGAAAGCATTAGTCCGGAGGAAAACATTCTTTATATTGATAAAGACCTGGACGGCGACGAGTATTTTAAGGACATTGTGGGTGTAACCGTTTCAGATACGATGGTTCCAAGGAATGTTGTCTTTTTTGTGGATGCTCCTAACGCTCCGTACGTTAAAACAAAACCGCTCCATAAAAGCCAGGAAATCATCAGTGAAAGCGAAGAAGGCACCTTATTCAAGATCTGTGTACAGATTAATTTTGAGCTGGAAAGGCTCCTGCTAGGATTTGGAGACTCTCTAATCGTTCATAAACCAAGAAAACTGAGATTAAGGCTGCAGGATAAATTTAAGATGGGGTGTAAAAACTATGAGAACCTTCCTGATGATGAAAATTAA
- a CDS encoding HopJ type III effector protein, with product MLPEQLKNDPETIQFKDVIAYIDEHYNFTPVSFKNGTTVNEAGQNNGSCKVFSFAKLQNLSKEEVLPLFGEFYRDDVLKNPEGTDHQNIRNFMEYGWDGISFEGEALSEK from the coding sequence ATGCTGCCAGAACAATTAAAAAACGATCCGGAAACCATTCAATTCAAAGATGTGATTGCTTACATTGATGAACATTACAATTTTACACCCGTTTCTTTTAAAAATGGTACTACGGTGAATGAAGCCGGTCAGAACAATGGTTCATGTAAGGTTTTCAGTTTTGCAAAACTTCAGAATCTTTCAAAAGAAGAGGTTCTTCCTCTTTTTGGGGAGTTTTACAGAGATGATGTCCTGAAAAACCCGGAAGGAACAGACCATCAGAACATCCGCAACTTTATGGAATACGGATGGGATGGAATTTCTTTCGAAGGAGAAGCGTTAAGCGAGAAATAG
- a CDS encoding RtcB family protein, whose product MGTQGDGNHFLFVGKSKNTGNTMLVTHHGSRAPGAALYDKGMKVANRFRQEISPETLRENAWIPFDTDEGKSYWEALQLIRTWTKENHTSIHDAVLNKLGTEKQDRYWNEHNFVFRDDDLFYHAKGATPLDDKFMPDITGPRLIPLNMSEPVLIVQGKTNERNLGFAPHGAGRNFSRTQHKKSLAHKTVEEIFDEETKGLDIRFFSNEIDISELPSAYKSAKNVRAQIEEYGLCEVLDEVMPYGCIMAGDVGKNAPWKKKKKFRKA is encoded by the coding sequence ATGGGAACCCAGGGAGACGGAAACCATTTCTTATTTGTTGGAAAATCCAAAAACACTGGGAATACCATGCTGGTTACCCATCATGGATCAAGAGCCCCGGGAGCAGCCCTTTATGATAAAGGAATGAAGGTAGCTAATCGTTTCAGACAGGAAATTTCTCCTGAAACATTGAGAGAAAATGCCTGGATTCCGTTTGATACAGATGAAGGTAAGTCCTACTGGGAAGCCCTTCAGCTAATAAGAACGTGGACCAAGGAAAATCATACCAGCATTCATGATGCGGTTTTAAATAAACTGGGAACAGAAAAGCAGGATCGATACTGGAACGAGCATAATTTTGTTTTCAGGGATGATGATCTGTTTTATCATGCAAAAGGAGCCACTCCGCTGGATGATAAATTTATGCCCGATATTACAGGACCGAGATTGATTCCACTGAATATGTCAGAACCCGTTTTAATTGTTCAGGGAAAAACCAATGAGAGAAATCTGGGGTTTGCCCCTCACGGAGCCGGAAGAAATTTCAGCAGAACACAGCATAAAAAATCGCTGGCCCATAAAACGGTTGAAGAAATTTTTGATGAAGAGACCAAAGGACTCGACATCCGTTTCTTCTCCAATGAAATTGATATCTCCGAACTGCCAAGTGCTTATAAAAGTGCTAAAAACGTAAGAGCTCAGATTGAAGAATACGGGCTTTGCGAAGTACTGGATGAGGTGATGCCTTACGGATGTATCATGGCGGGTGATGTGGGGAAAAATGCGCCGTGGAAGAAAAAGAAGAAGTTTAGAAAAGCATAG